A portion of the Bacillus thuringiensis genome contains these proteins:
- a CDS encoding DHA2 family efflux MFS transporter permease subunit, translating to MSETLHKRKPPYLMLVILFVGAFVSFLNNSLLNVALPSIMKGLDIKDYSTIQWLSTGYMLVSGILIPASAFLITRFSNRSLFITSMVIFIFGTALAAVAPNFGLLLTGRMVQAAGSSVMGPLLMNIMLVSFPREKRGTAMGIFGLVMITAPAIGPTLSGYIVEYYDWRLLFEMILPLAIISLLLGIWKSENVMKQNKNAKLDYLSLLLSSVGFGGLLYGFSSASSDGWTNKVVLTTLIIGAISLIAFIIRQLKMDEPLLDLRVYKYPMFALASVIAIVNAVAMFSGMILTPAYVQNVRGISPLSSGLMMLPGAVIMGIMSPITGKLFDKYGPRILGIVGLSITAVSTYMLANLQIDSSHTHIILIYTLRMFGMAMVMMPLMTNGLNQLPTRLNPHGTAVNNTAQQVSGSIGTAILVTIMNSVTKTKAESLLSDIDPTTFTETTKAIVTQKALLSGIQYSFYVALGMNVVALLLVFFVKRVDISVEAVEKLNR from the coding sequence ATGAGTGAAACATTACATAAAAGAAAACCACCATATTTAATGCTTGTAATCCTTTTTGTTGGGGCATTTGTTTCATTTTTAAATAACTCGCTTTTAAATGTAGCCTTGCCATCAATAATGAAAGGTTTAGACATTAAAGATTATTCAACGATCCAATGGCTTTCTACAGGGTATATGCTTGTAAGTGGTATATTAATTCCGGCATCAGCATTTTTAATAACGCGTTTCTCAAATAGGAGTTTATTTATTACATCTATGGTGATTTTTATTTTTGGTACGGCCTTAGCGGCTGTAGCGCCGAACTTTGGTTTATTACTTACTGGCCGGATGGTTCAAGCGGCAGGCTCTTCAGTTATGGGGCCTTTGTTAATGAATATTATGCTAGTAAGCTTTCCAAGAGAAAAAAGGGGAACAGCAATGGGGATTTTTGGACTAGTTATGATTACAGCTCCAGCAATTGGACCGACACTATCAGGTTATATTGTAGAGTATTATGACTGGCGTTTGCTTTTTGAAATGATTTTACCGTTAGCAATCATTAGCTTACTGTTAGGAATTTGGAAATCTGAGAATGTCATGAAACAAAACAAAAATGCAAAACTTGATTATCTCTCATTACTATTATCTTCTGTCGGTTTTGGCGGTTTGTTATATGGATTCAGTTCTGCAAGCTCCGATGGTTGGACAAATAAAGTTGTCTTAACAACCTTAATCATAGGCGCTATTTCCCTAATTGCTTTCATTATCCGTCAATTAAAAATGGATGAGCCGTTATTGGATTTACGTGTTTATAAGTACCCAATGTTTGCACTTGCGTCTGTAATTGCAATCGTCAACGCGGTGGCCATGTTTTCGGGTATGATTTTAACACCAGCTTATGTACAAAACGTCCGTGGTATTTCGCCGCTAAGCTCTGGGCTGATGATGCTTCCAGGTGCGGTTATAATGGGGATTATGTCACCAATTACAGGTAAACTATTTGATAAGTATGGCCCGCGGATTCTTGGCATAGTAGGGCTTTCCATTACAGCTGTTTCAACTTATATGTTGGCAAACCTGCAAATTGACTCTAGTCACACACATATTATTCTTATTTACACACTGCGGATGTTTGGAATGGCGATGGTGATGATGCCACTTATGACAAATGGTCTTAATCAATTGCCAACTCGCTTAAATCCGCACGGTACAGCTGTTAATAATACAGCTCAACAAGTGTCCGGTTCGATTGGTACTGCTATTCTTGTTACGATTATGAATTCTGTAACAAAAACAAAAGCGGAAAGTTTATTGTCTGATATAGATCCAACAACCTTCACAGAAACTACGAAGGCAATAGTAACTCAGAAGGCTTTATTATCTGGAATTCAATATTCATTTTATGTAGCGCTTGGCATGAATGTTGTTGCGCTACTATTAGTTTTTTTCGTTAAACGTGTAGATATAAGTGTGGAAGCTGTCGAGAAGCTAAATCGGTAG
- a CDS encoding prolyl oligopeptidase family serine peptidase has protein sequence MIQFPMEDAEQFFRSYSIGRFTVSEDEGRVIFSTNLNGHSNLWAMDLPNLSPYPLTYCNQSSNFIKMDSLNRFILAGFDKDGDENYHIYALKPEGGGLLELIPAGDTEKDYFVHLTEDGERLYYVTSKDNPMFLNSRCYNIRTKEDTLLLTGVETPTYVEAVSPNESSYIVLKSYSNTYNVGYVKKGEELICLVPSSEKEHTVGSICYIDENTVIFVTNYEEEFSYVASFDLNKQEFKPICKIEKEDISDIKWHAETKNGYIVSSKGVTDRLYKFVWDKKELILLNSPVDTISQIEITKSENLYLLGESATKTANIYYKKNRDAEWAALTKNYVIGLSESSFVEPDVITYASFDGLNIEALLFRAKGEVQNGYTIFWPHGGPQSAETKDFRALFQYLLRQGYNIFAPNFRGSTRYGSTFTKMIEGDWGEAPRLDCVAGIEWLFEQGISTPDKLFVMGGSYGGYMTLLLHGRHSEYFRAAIDIFGPSNLFSFIESMPENWKPLAVNLIGDINNDKDKLIQDSPITYLNQMNKPLLIIQGANDPRVVKEESDQIFQALQEQGVDVEYLVLDDEGHGFSKKENEIYVYRRITEFLAKHK, from the coding sequence ATGATTCAATTTCCTATGGAAGATGCTGAACAATTTTTTAGATCCTATAGTATTGGTAGGTTTACAGTTAGTGAAGATGAAGGAAGAGTAATTTTTAGTACAAACTTAAATGGTCATTCTAATTTATGGGCGATGGATTTACCCAATTTATCCCCTTATCCATTAACATATTGTAATCAATCAAGCAATTTTATTAAAATGGATTCTTTAAATCGATTTATTTTAGCTGGATTTGATAAAGATGGGGATGAAAATTATCATATTTATGCATTAAAACCAGAGGGTGGTGGATTGCTTGAATTGATTCCAGCAGGAGATACAGAAAAGGATTACTTTGTGCATTTAACAGAGGATGGGGAACGATTATACTATGTCACAAGTAAAGATAACCCAATGTTCTTAAACTCTCGTTGTTATAATATACGCACAAAAGAAGATACGCTGTTGTTAACTGGTGTGGAGACACCTACATATGTAGAGGCAGTAAGTCCGAATGAATCAAGTTACATTGTTTTAAAGTCATATAGTAATACATATAATGTAGGATATGTAAAAAAGGGAGAAGAACTTATTTGTTTAGTACCTTCCAGTGAGAAAGAACATACTGTAGGGTCCATTTGTTATATTGATGAAAATACAGTGATTTTTGTTACAAATTATGAAGAAGAGTTTTCCTATGTAGCTTCTTTTGATTTAAATAAACAGGAATTCAAACCAATTTGTAAAATAGAGAAGGAAGATATATCTGATATAAAATGGCATGCTGAAACAAAAAATGGCTACATTGTTTCGTCGAAAGGTGTTACAGATAGGTTATATAAATTTGTATGGGATAAAAAAGAGTTAATTCTATTGAATTCTCCGGTAGATACGATAAGTCAAATTGAAATTACAAAATCGGAAAATTTATATTTACTAGGTGAAAGCGCGACGAAAACAGCAAACATCTATTACAAGAAAAATAGAGATGCAGAATGGGCAGCATTAACAAAAAACTATGTTATTGGTCTATCTGAATCTTCTTTTGTTGAACCGGATGTTATAACATATGCCTCTTTTGATGGGTTAAACATAGAAGCATTATTATTCCGGGCGAAAGGAGAAGTACAAAACGGATATACAATATTTTGGCCTCATGGTGGTCCACAAAGTGCTGAGACGAAAGATTTCAGAGCATTATTTCAATATTTATTAAGGCAGGGATATAATATTTTTGCACCAAACTTTAGAGGTAGTACAAGATATGGTTCAACGTTTACAAAAATGATTGAAGGTGATTGGGGAGAAGCACCGCGTTTAGATTGTGTAGCAGGGATCGAATGGCTATTTGAACAGGGTATATCAACTCCTGATAAATTATTTGTTATGGGTGGTAGTTATGGAGGATATATGACCTTATTGCTTCACGGGCGTCATTCAGAGTATTTCCGTGCAGCCATTGACATTTTTGGACCTAGCAATTTATTTAGTTTTATCGAATCTATGCCTGAAAATTGGAAACCGCTCGCAGTTAATTTAATAGGTGATATTAATAATGATAAAGATAAGCTTATACAAGATTCACCAATTACTTACTTAAATCAAATGAATAAACCACTTCTTATCATCCAAGGGGCAAATGATCCACGAGTTGTAAAGGAAGAATCGGATCAAATTTTTCAAGCGTTGCAAGAACAAGGAGTAGATGTAGAATACCTAGTATTAGACGATGAAGGGCATGGATTTTCAAAAAAAGAAAATGAAATATATGTATATCGTCGCATAACAGAATTTTTAGCAAAGCATAAGTGA
- a CDS encoding D-cysteine desulfhydrase, with protein MNLAKFPRKKYTESYTPIEKLNNFSEALGGPTIYFKRDDLLGLTAGGNKTRKLEFLVADAQEKGADTLITAGGIQSNHCRLTLAAAVKEKMKCILVLEEGLEPEEKRDFNGNYFLYHLLGAENVIVVPNGADLMEEMHRVAQEVSEKGSTPYVIPVGGSNPTGAMGYVACAQEIMAQSFEQGIDFSSVVCVSGSGGMHAGLITGFSGTQSHIPVIGINVSRGKAEQEEKVGKLVDETSAHVGIPNFIPRDAVTCFDEYVGPGYALPTPEMVEAVQLLAKTEGILLDPVYTGKAVAGLIDLIRKGNFNKEDNILFVHSGGSPALYANTSLFA; from the coding sequence ATGAATTTAGCTAAATTCCCGAGAAAAAAATATACAGAATCATATACACCAATTGAAAAGTTAAACAATTTTTCTGAAGCACTTGGTGGCCCGACTATTTATTTTAAACGAGATGATTTACTTGGTTTAACAGCCGGTGGTAATAAGACGAGAAAGTTAGAATTTTTAGTTGCGGATGCACAGGAAAAGGGTGCAGATACGTTAATTACAGCTGGTGGTATTCAGTCAAATCATTGCCGCCTGACACTTGCTGCTGCGGTAAAAGAAAAAATGAAATGTATTCTTGTATTAGAGGAAGGGCTTGAGCCAGAAGAGAAGAGAGACTTTAACGGAAACTATTTCTTATATCACTTATTAGGTGCTGAAAACGTCATTGTTGTACCGAACGGAGCAGACCTGATGGAAGAGATGCATAGAGTAGCACAAGAAGTAAGTGAAAAAGGTAGTACACCATATGTAATTCCAGTTGGTGGATCAAACCCTACGGGCGCAATGGGATACGTTGCTTGTGCCCAAGAAATTATGGCGCAATCATTTGAGCAAGGAATTGATTTCAGTTCAGTTGTTTGTGTAAGTGGAAGCGGCGGTATGCATGCGGGTTTAATTACTGGTTTTTCTGGAACGCAAAGCCATATTCCTGTAATCGGGATTAACGTAAGTAGAGGAAAAGCTGAGCAAGAAGAGAAAGTAGGAAAACTTGTAGATGAAACTTCAGCACACGTTGGTATTCCAAACTTTATCCCGCGCGACGCTGTTACGTGCTTTGATGAATATGTAGGGCCAGGCTATGCGTTACCAACGCCGGAAATGGTAGAGGCAGTTCAGTTACTTGCGAAAACAGAAGGTATTTTACTTGATCCAGTGTATACAGGTAAGGCAGTAGCGGGATTAATCGACTTAATTAGAAAAGGTAATTTTAATAAGGAAGACAATATTTTATTCGTACATTCAGGTGGTTCACCAGCTTTATATGCGAATACGTCTCTATTTGCGTAA
- a CDS encoding DUF4073 domain-containing protein has protein sequence MKKTVASLAVMAALLPTFSVHAEGKEQVRKSATTFNVISDIQGDLGDFDHVLKDMNKVTPLSRALIMNGDITPTGQQSQYDDVKRVLNKNKHPENVWSTVGNHEFYAGKWTADGKLSQNTWPNGVTEETLFGRYLQFSGQEKVYHKKELDGYPLLFLGTEKYMKYHDSKMWDEVYMSDEQLGWLKQNLEEYSQKDKNKPIFIFSHHVLPDTVSGSRQSPYLQDYLNVDKLYDILKDYPQVVFFTSHTHWDLNLPDWAGKKKITGGDEKGFTVVNTGGIETGWMSAGPNGGEKTAPDGYSFKQGLQVKAYGNDVIVTAYDYKRDKDIKKLLISDSKIAQMAPNVTADDRKNIIVGANEYMEYSIEGTNEWHTYSQANPPKFDGDKVVYVRHKGEMNLEPGLTQLLRFSVNK, from the coding sequence ATGAAAAAGACAGTTGCTTCGTTAGCAGTTATGGCGGCATTATTACCGACGTTTTCAGTGCATGCGGAAGGGAAAGAGCAAGTCCGAAAATCAGCTACAACTTTTAACGTTATTAGTGATATTCAAGGGGATTTAGGGGATTTTGATCATGTGCTAAAAGATATGAACAAAGTGACGCCACTTTCTAGAGCGCTTATTATGAATGGGGATATAACGCCAACTGGACAACAGTCACAATATGATGATGTAAAGCGTGTGTTAAATAAAAATAAGCATCCAGAAAATGTATGGTCTACTGTTGGGAATCATGAGTTTTATGCTGGTAAATGGACAGCGGATGGGAAACTCTCTCAAAATACATGGCCAAATGGTGTAACGGAAGAAACACTATTTGGTCGCTACTTACAATTTAGCGGACAAGAAAAGGTATATCATAAAAAAGAATTAGATGGCTATCCACTTTTATTTTTAGGAACTGAAAAATATATGAAATACCACGATTCAAAAATGTGGGACGAAGTATATATGAGTGATGAGCAATTAGGTTGGTTAAAACAAAATTTAGAAGAGTATAGTCAAAAAGATAAAAATAAGCCAATCTTTATTTTCTCTCATCACGTTTTACCTGATACAGTATCTGGATCAAGACAATCACCTTACTTACAAGATTATTTAAACGTGGATAAATTGTACGATATATTAAAAGACTATCCGCAAGTGGTTTTCTTCACGAGTCATACACATTGGGATTTAAATTTACCTGACTGGGCTGGTAAAAAGAAAATTACAGGCGGAGATGAAAAAGGTTTCACTGTTGTAAATACGGGCGGGATTGAAACAGGCTGGATGTCAGCAGGACCAAATGGAGGAGAGAAAACTGCTCCAGATGGCTATTCATTTAAACAAGGGTTACAAGTAAAAGCATATGGTAACGATGTAATTGTGACAGCTTACGATTACAAACGTGATAAGGATATAAAGAAGTTATTAATTAGTGATTCAAAAATTGCGCAGATGGCACCAAATGTAACGGCAGATGATCGTAAAAATATAATTGTCGGTGCAAATGAATATATGGAGTATTCTATAGAAGGAACGAATGAGTGGCATACGTATAGTCAAGCAAATCCTCCGAAATTTGATGGAGATAAAGTCGTATACGTACGCCATAAAGGTGAAATGAATTTAGAGCCGGGATTAACGCAGTTACTTCGTTTTTCGGTAAATAAGTGA
- a CDS encoding RNA-splicing ligase RtcB, translating into MEVVMIDKKKEEINFDHLDETIRKFVPSGFRIRDKEHRFSKMIDFNSVRAPFTLQRAQKSIGTLGGGNHFVELNEDDKGNVYIVIHSGSRNLGKQVAEYYQNFAYEQLINVKSIKEEMIERLTKEGRQREIHEALRKIKKPVIRKELAYLEGQGFKDYMNDMKIAQKYAELNRKAMIDEIVTKMDWKVTDQFTTIHNYIDMDNMILRKGAISAQKDERVIIPINMRDGSIIAFGKGNPDWNFSGPHGAGRIMSRKKAKEVLNLEDFQNTMTEVWTTSVAESTLDEAPMVYKPMDEIVENTKDTIDIKHVIKPIYNFKAN; encoded by the coding sequence ATGGAAGTTGTTATGATCGACAAAAAGAAAGAAGAAATCAACTTCGATCACTTAGACGAAACGATACGTAAATTTGTCCCAAGTGGTTTTCGTATTCGAGATAAGGAACATAGATTTTCAAAAATGATTGATTTTAATAGTGTAAGAGCCCCATTTACATTGCAACGAGCTCAAAAGAGTATTGGTACGCTTGGCGGGGGCAATCATTTTGTCGAACTGAATGAGGATGATAAAGGAAATGTATACATTGTCATTCATAGTGGTTCGCGTAATTTAGGGAAACAAGTAGCAGAGTATTATCAAAACTTTGCTTACGAGCAACTTATAAATGTTAAATCTATTAAAGAAGAAATGATTGAGCGTTTAACGAAAGAAGGTAGACAACGAGAAATACATGAAGCTTTACGTAAAATTAAGAAACCGGTGATTCGCAAAGAATTAGCTTATTTAGAAGGACAAGGATTTAAAGATTACATGAATGATATGAAAATTGCTCAAAAATATGCGGAGTTAAATCGTAAAGCAATGATTGATGAAATCGTCACTAAAATGGATTGGAAAGTAACAGATCAATTCACTACAATTCATAACTACATCGATATGGACAATATGATTCTAAGAAAAGGTGCTATTTCAGCTCAGAAAGATGAACGAGTAATCATTCCAATTAATATGAGAGACGGTTCTATCATTGCATTTGGTAAAGGAAATCCAGATTGGAACTTTTCTGGCCCTCATGGAGCAGGACGTATTATGAGCCGTAAGAAGGCGAAAGAAGTACTGAACTTAGAGGATTTTCAAAATACAATGACAGAGGTTTGGACTACATCTGTTGCAGAAAGTACTTTAGATGAAGCGCCAATGGTATATAAGCCAATGGATGAGATTGTTGAGAATACAAAGGACACAATTGATATCAAGCATGTCATTAAGCCGATTTATAATTTTAAGGCTAATTAA
- a CDS encoding RtcB family protein has translation MLKLQGKYNEAKVYTTNVEKTAAGQIIDLCNQEFVKGSKIRIMPDTHAGAGCTIGTTMTIQDKIVPNLVGVN, from the coding sequence ATGTTGAAATTACAAGGAAAATACAATGAAGCGAAAGTGTATACTACGAATGTAGAAAAAACGGCAGCAGGTCAAATTATTGATCTTTGTAACCAAGAATTCGTAAAGGGTAGCAAGATTCGTATTATGCCAGATACACATGCGGGTGCAGGTTGTACGATTGGGACAACAATGACGATTCAAGATAAAATTGTTCCTAATTTAGTCGGGGTTAACTAA
- a CDS encoding ATP-binding protein, whose product MKRLVIITVGKTHSGKTTFAKELEKELPNSFIMDQDNQAEFINTHYEKLQPTEGSNTLKHSLSKFIVDYAKEHTNLHLIICNSNRSKNGRFYLLNELFPQNEYVRILVHFDIPDDVLYERVARSTQSTNIFRGGYSSFKEVLDRQQTESLHDDVVDPIENEADYLFVIRNSKDVNSTILKIIHIAKEYSPIRNKRL is encoded by the coding sequence ATGAAAAGATTAGTCATCATTACAGTAGGAAAAACACACAGTGGAAAAACTACATTTGCAAAAGAGCTAGAAAAAGAGTTACCTAATTCTTTTATTATGGACCAAGACAACCAAGCTGAATTTATTAACACACATTATGAAAAATTACAGCCGACAGAAGGATCAAATACACTAAAGCACAGTCTTTCAAAATTCATTGTTGATTATGCGAAAGAACATACAAATTTACACCTTATTATTTGTAACTCCAATCGCAGTAAAAACGGAAGGTTCTATTTACTAAACGAATTATTTCCACAGAATGAATATGTACGCATATTAGTTCACTTTGACATCCCAGATGATGTACTTTACGAAAGAGTGGCTAGAAGCACGCAAAGTACGAATATTTTTAGAGGTGGATATTCTAGTTTCAAAGAAGTACTTGATCGACAACAAACTGAATCACTTCACGATGATGTGGTAGATCCTATAGAAAACGAGGCTGATTATTTGTTTGTTATTCGTAACAGTAAGGATGTAAACTCTACTATATTAAAAATTATTCATATCGCTAAAGAGTACTCCCCTATCCGAAATAAGAGATTATAA
- a CDS encoding LPXTG cell wall anchor domain-containing protein has protein sequence MKTKQTIAASTLALAMIAGANSAHAEVNDATPQQSTGDRLAEIKQHKQELDAKLQQHKENVDQTLNELNKVKENVDTKVNELHERKQVADEKINEVKQHKQELDAKLQQDKQIAEDKIAEIKEHKKQVEDKVAEVKEHKQNIDNKVNEIKEHKQTVDEKVNEMKQHKENIDQKVNELKEVKKQVDDKLAELKKAKQTAEDKLAELKENKPNTGNTLEELKKIKGNLDSLSANLELAKQDVKNKLAELQKAREDLLNKINEIKQSKQTVSDDLTKKKQDLDIKINDFKHTEKKIDDKLAELHTTKQNVDNKINEVSQSKQTQADNGTKNNNAKELPNAGSEQSNNMALGMLSVLGGVLLLTRNKIKKYL, from the coding sequence ATGAAAACAAAACAAACAATTGCTGCGTCTACACTAGCTTTAGCAATGATTGCTGGCGCGAACTCTGCTCATGCGGAAGTAAATGATGCTACTCCTCAGCAAAGTACGGGAGATCGATTAGCTGAAATTAAGCAACATAAGCAAGAGTTAGATGCGAAATTACAGCAGCACAAAGAAAACGTGGATCAAACATTAAATGAACTTAACAAAGTTAAGGAAAATGTTGATACAAAGGTGAATGAACTACATGAACGTAAACAAGTTGCTGATGAAAAAATTAACGAAGTTAAACAGCATAAACAAGAACTAGATGCAAAACTTCAGCAAGACAAACAAATCGCCGAAGATAAAATCGCTGAAATTAAAGAGCATAAAAAACAAGTAGAAGATAAAGTCGCTGAAGTAAAAGAACATAAGCAAAATATCGATAACAAAGTTAATGAGATTAAAGAACATAAACAAACTGTCGATGAAAAAGTGAATGAAATGAAGCAACATAAAGAGAACATTGATCAAAAGGTTAATGAACTTAAGGAAGTTAAAAAACAAGTAGATGACAAATTAGCTGAGTTAAAGAAAGCGAAACAAACTGCTGAGGACAAACTCGCTGAGCTAAAAGAAAACAAGCCGAATACTGGTAACACGTTAGAGGAACTTAAGAAAATTAAAGGCAATTTAGATAGCCTTTCCGCTAACTTAGAATTAGCTAAACAAGATGTAAAAAACAAACTAGCTGAATTACAAAAGGCTAGAGAAGATTTACTAAATAAAATTAACGAAATTAAACAATCTAAACAAACTGTTTCAGACGATTTAACAAAGAAAAAACAAGACTTAGATATTAAAATCAACGACTTTAAGCATACTGAGAAAAAAATTGACGACAAATTAGCTGAGTTACATACAACGAAGCAAAATGTTGATAACAAGATTAATGAAGTATCACAATCTAAACAAACGCAAGCAGATAATGGTACTAAAAACAATAACGCTAAAGAACTTCCTAACGCTGGTAGCGAGCAATCAAACAATATGGCTCTAGGAATGCTATCTGTATTAGGCGGTGTTTTATTACTTACTCGTAATAAAATTAAAAAGTATTTATAA
- a CDS encoding FAD-binding oxidoreductase, whose protein sequence is MGSTKLTGRVIYKGDPGYLEAIKNWNPYVDVFPLVFVFAQNSYDVSNAIKWARENHVPLRVRSGRHALDKNLSVVNGGIVIDVSDMNKVSLDKKNGIATVQTGIHVGPLVKGLAREGFMSPFGDSPTVGIGGITMGGGFGVVSRTIGLISDNLIALETVDATGRIIQADQCCNKDLLWASRGGGGGNFGYNTEYTLKLHRAPNTATVFNIIWPWDQLETVFKVWQEWAPFVDSRLGCLLEIYSKINGLCHAEGIFLGSKSELIKLLEPLTNAGTPTQIVIEELPYPAAIDFLDPDEPIPGRSDQSVKFSSAWALNLWPEEPISIMKRFLEEATGTEANFFFINWGGAISKVPSSKTAFFWRSPLFYTEWTASWKDKSEEAANLASVERVRQLIKPYVTGSYVNVPDQNIENFGQEYYGANFDKLRKVKAKYDPENLFRFPQSIPPSSSC, encoded by the coding sequence ATGGGTTCAACAAAACTTACAGGACGAGTAATTTACAAAGGAGATCCCGGTTATTTAGAAGCTATTAAGAATTGGAATCCTTACGTTGATGTCTTCCCCCTCGTCTTTGTTTTTGCACAAAATTCATATGATGTTAGTAACGCCATTAAATGGGCTCGCGAAAATCATGTTCCGTTACGTGTTAGAAGTGGTCGACATGCACTAGATAAAAACCTTTCTGTAGTAAATGGCGGCATCGTTATCGATGTAAGTGATATGAACAAAGTAAGTTTAGATAAAAAGAATGGTATCGCAACCGTTCAAACTGGAATTCACGTCGGGCCACTTGTAAAGGGACTAGCTAGAGAAGGTTTTATGTCACCGTTTGGAGATAGTCCTACAGTTGGAATCGGTGGCATTACAATGGGCGGTGGTTTTGGAGTAGTCTCACGAACAATCGGTCTAATAAGTGATAACCTTATTGCTTTAGAAACAGTAGATGCGACAGGCCGAATCATTCAAGCAGATCAATGTTGCAATAAAGATTTATTATGGGCTTCTAGAGGTGGTGGTGGTGGAAACTTCGGATACAACACTGAATATACATTGAAGCTTCATCGTGCCCCTAATACTGCCACAGTCTTTAATATCATTTGGCCATGGGATCAGTTAGAAACTGTTTTCAAAGTTTGGCAAGAATGGGCACCTTTTGTAGACTCACGATTGGGCTGCCTTCTTGAAATTTACAGCAAAATAAATGGACTTTGCCATGCAGAAGGTATTTTTTTAGGTTCCAAAAGTGAACTCATCAAACTATTAGAACCTTTAACAAATGCTGGAACTCCAACACAAATTGTTATAGAAGAATTACCTTACCCAGCCGCTATCGATTTCTTAGATCCAGATGAGCCAATCCCTGGTCGATCTGATCAAAGTGTTAAATTCTCTTCTGCCTGGGCACTTAACCTTTGGCCAGAAGAACCTATTTCCATTATGAAACGATTTTTAGAAGAAGCTACTGGAACAGAGGCTAATTTCTTTTTTATTAATTGGGGAGGTGCTATTAGTAAAGTACCTAGCAGTAAAACAGCATTCTTTTGGCGTAGCCCGTTATTTTATACAGAATGGACTGCTAGCTGGAAAGACAAGTCTGAAGAAGCTGCCAATCTAGCATCAGTTGAAAGAGTTCGTCAATTAATAAAGCCGTATGTAACTGGTTCTTATGTTAATGTTCCAGATCAAAACATCGAAAATTTCGGACAAGAATATTACGGAGCAAACTTTGATAAGCTGCGGAAAGTAAAAGCAAAATATGACCCCGAAAATCTTTTCCGTTTCCCACAAAGTATACCTCCCTCTTCCTCTTGTTAA
- a CDS encoding ABC transporter ATP-binding protein, whose amino-acid sequence MTSLLKLDKVSKVYGEGNTEVTALHPMSLDVKAGEFIGIVGPSGSGKSTLLSIAGALLSPSKGDIYIREQNITQLSEKEMTDIRLKKIGFIFQFANLVPYLNVKEQLLYIAKLKKESKQESEKRADHLLAAFGLGERKNHYPNQLSGGEKQRVAIARAFMNNPDLILADEPTASLDSKRAREVVEMMKREVKESQKAAIMITHDERMLDVCDRILTLRDGKLV is encoded by the coding sequence ATGACTTCATTATTAAAATTAGACAAAGTAAGTAAAGTGTACGGAGAAGGAAATACGGAAGTAACAGCCCTTCATCCGATGTCGCTTGATGTGAAAGCTGGAGAATTTATCGGAATCGTTGGTCCTTCTGGATCAGGGAAAAGTACATTATTATCAATCGCGGGTGCTTTATTATCACCGTCAAAAGGAGATATTTACATTCGTGAGCAAAATATTACACAGTTATCGGAAAAGGAAATGACAGACATTCGTTTGAAAAAAATCGGTTTCATCTTCCAGTTTGCAAACCTTGTTCCATATTTAAATGTGAAAGAACAATTGCTTTATATTGCAAAGCTAAAAAAGGAAAGTAAACAAGAATCCGAAAAGCGTGCAGATCATTTATTAGCGGCATTTGGATTAGGAGAAAGAAAAAATCATTATCCAAATCAACTATCTGGTGGGGAAAAACAAAGGGTAGCAATCGCTCGTGCGTTCATGAACAATCCGGATTTAATATTAGCGGATGAGCCAACGGCAAGCTTAGACTCAAAACGCGCACGTGAAGTTGTTGAAATGATGAAACGTGAAGTGAAAGAGAGCCAAAAAGCAGCAATTATGATTACACATGATGAAAGAATGCTTGATGTATGTGATCGTATATTGACGCTGAGAGATGGGAAATTGGTATGA